A single genomic interval of Mangifera indica cultivar Alphonso chromosome 5, CATAS_Mindica_2.1, whole genome shotgun sequence harbors:
- the LOC123215845 gene encoding transcription factor 25 yields the protein MSSRLFKKIVKEQEQIQQQRQETEEEQQLNDDESESPESGSRPSKNPFDLLNDGDDDPEPEETEIANETLIQDKNSRKPSVQHTTIDVVPASNHKSKKKKKKKSKESSTSSIDRVERSLDAALDNLSLDTNCSSHQPGPIIVKLQNAKAHDNFVKQQSVSLLQVDSRYLNAENELRRIFGSKVVKSFERTHQSGNSRQVRGGRRGSHHVRKTILVSPSEQWPRWDGSLSMELLEPKDGYSYFRYVHSPSYGQAQRAFEAAQAIHDLNGVTTVLFYHPYHLDSLITIADYFKFVGEHQMAADAVAKCLYALECAWHPMFTPLQANCQLKISHETNKPLFKTLFTHMMNMDRRGCHRSALEVCKLLLLLDSDDPMGALFCIDYFALRAGEYAWLEQFSENYKSDNSLWLFPNFSFSLSVCRFYLEREQASQDADIDNGKATSADLMKQALMLHPSVLKKLVAKVPLKDQAWTSILKHTYFHSDQAKIPSLDHLISIYVERSYIIWRLPDLQKLLRNTAQLVIDTLEHNKSEAKDWACVREEAFPSEKNEYAHLLVQDFSDSVPTLPPDNLQNFVVDARRGEAVHNVQFADPLDGDQAPPPRDAANRNPLAVFFESMLPWVNYGDGQDFNGADEDNQINGHGQDNQDN from the exons ATGTCGAGTAGATTGTTCAAGAAGATTgtcaaagaacaagaacaaataCAGCAACAGCGCCAAGAAACTGAAGAAGAGCAACAGCTGAACGACGATGAATCCGAGTCTCCGGAATCGGGTTCTCGCCCTTCCAAAAACCCGTTTGACCTCCTTAATGACGGTGACGATGACCCTGAACCTGAG GAGACAGAAATCGCTAATGAAACATTGATACAGGACAAGAATAGCAGAAAACCGTCTGTGCAGCATACTACCATAGATGTAGTTCCAGCATCCAATcacaaatcaaagaaaaagaaaaagaagaaaagcaaggAGAGCTCTACTTCAAGTATAGACAGAGTTGAAAGATCATTGGATGCAGctttagataatttatctttggatACTAACTGCTCTAGTCATCAACCTGGCCCTATAATTGTCAAACTACAAAATGCTAAAGCTCATGATAACTTTGTCAAACAGCAATCAGTTTCCTTATTACAAGTAGATTCCAGATATTTGAATGCTGAAAATGAGCTGCGAAGAATATTTGGATCCAAGGTGGTGAAGTCATTTGAGAGAACTCATCAAAGTGGCAATTCTAGACAGGTACGTGGGGGAAGACGTGGAAGTCATCATGTAAGAAAGACTATCTTAGTCTCTCCATCAGAACAATGGCCTCGTTGGGATGGATCACTTTCCATGGAACTTTTGGAACCCAAGGATGGATATAGTTACTTCAG ATATGTCCATTCACCTTCTTATGGTCAAGCTCAGAGAGCATTTGAAGCTGCCCAAGCTATTCATGATCTTAACGGTGTAACAACTGTTTTGTTTTATCATCCTTATCATTTGGATTCATTGATAACAATAGCAGATTATTTCAAATTTGTGGGTGAACATCAAATGGCTGCAGATGCTGTTGCAAAGTGTTTATATGCCCTAGAGTGTGCATGGCATCCCATGTTCACTCCCTTGCAGGCTAATTGCCAGCTGAAAATCAGCCATGAAACAAACAAACCTTTGTTCAAAACCCTTTTCACTCACATGATGAACATGGATAGACGTGGTTGTCATCGATCTGCCCTGGAAGTGTGCAAACTTCTACTTTTACTTGATTCAGATGATCCAATGGGGGCCTTATTCTGCATTGACTACTTTGCATTGAGGGCAGGGGAGTATGCATGGTTGGAGCAATTTTCTGAAAACTATAAGAGTGATAATTCCTTGTGGTTGTTCCCAAATTTCTCATTTTCCCTTTCTGTTTGCCGGTTTTATCTTGAGCGGGAGCAAGCATCACAAGATGCTGATATAGATAATGGAAAGGCTACTTCTGCTGATCTTATGAAACAAGCTTTGATGCTTCATCCTTCTGTCCTTAAGAAACTTGTGGCAAAGGTACCTCTAAAAGATCAGGCATGGACAAGTATACTCAAACACACTTATTTCCATTCAGATCAAGCAAAGATCCCATCATTGGATCATCTGATTAGCATATATGTGGAGAGGAGCTATATTATATGGAGGCTTCCAGATCTGCAAAAATTGCTTCGAAACACCGCACAACTGGTGATTGACACATTGGAACACAATAAAAGTGAAGCTAAGGATTGGGCTTGTGTAAGAGAAGAAGCATTCCCATCTGAGAAAAATGA gTATGCTCATTTGTTGGTACAAGATTTTTCTGATTCGGTACCAACTCTTCCGCCTGATAACCTGCAAAACTTTGTGGTTGATGCGAGGAGGGGGGAAGCTGTGCATAATGTGCAATTCGCAGATCCACTTGACGGTGACCAAGCTCCACCTCCACGTGATGCGGCAAATCGCAATCCTTTGGCTGTCTTTTTTGAGTCAATGCTACCTTGGGTTAATTATGGAGATGGACAAGATTTTAATGGAGCTGATGAGGATAACCAAATTAATGGGCATGGCCAAGATAATCAAGATAATTGA